In Theileria annulata chromosome 3, complete sequence, *** SEQUENCING IN PROGRESS ***, the sequence GGTAACTAATATTGTACCTGTAAGTGAATGTGACTGAATCGAAACTGTCTACGAAacttttgaaaattttgaatcCCACCACCGTGCTTATGAGTGGGTCATAAGCAATTCCGAACTTGTACTGTATGTCATTCTTTTGATTTATTGTAAAGTTTTTAAATTGCTCAGCTATTGTGTATTTTACGTATTTATGCTTCTCATCTATCCTTgatttttttttaataaatggGTGCTTAAACCCGGGATTGATGTTAAAGTAGAGAAACACCTCACCGCCTGTTTCGTTAAGAACAATGATTGGTTCAACCTCAATGAACTCATCGTTAATCAATCTATAGTAAGTTCTTTTTGATAGGATGGATTCTGCTGatttttttacaaaaaCTGAAATTATTAGGTACTCGTGTTCATCTTTTTCCAAAAGCTCAACCAGACATTCATCGTTAGAAATATCttgattaatttttggATAGATAGTCTGCTCTCCGCATTTAACTAGGATTATTCGTTCTTCATAACCCATGAATAGCTTATATTTGCCATTTGGTACTAAATGCCCATGTGAAACCCTGACTCCTTGACTTATTGTATGGGATTTTAGTTCCAAAAACGCGCAGTTGGAAAACAGGCTAAACTTTGTTATAACTAGAATAAAGGGTAAAAGAAACATCTCAGTTCAAGATATAAGGTATATTTTGAAAAGAATCCAAAAATCTGGGCAATGTCAATGTTTTAAGTTTGAAAGAGGTGTGTTTTGATATAGATGACTGaataaagaagaaaatgTAACTAAAtctgaaataattaagagttatagattaaaataattctgTAATAAAAGAAGACTGATAAATGATGGTTttataaagaattaataagATTTTCCCAGCTAGctaatttgtttaattataaaatggaaataattttttcatttttgatttattaaagtttaaaattaattttagggctatttttaaattttaagtatttaaaaaattgaaattaactACAGAAAGCAAATAAATTGTGTGGATGATGTCGTTTTCAAAATAATGGAAAAATACTCTGAatgatatttttatttgtaGATGTTGTTTTTTggtttaataaaattgttattttgGAATATAGGTCTAACTAGTTTTATTTCTGGGCTCAATTGTTATATTTACTAACTCTAAAAAATCCTTTCAAAGAGGATAAATTCTGAAATGTGTAATGCATTTCCACTCCATaaatattgaatattttattttagcATATATTGCAGTTTTGAAGCTTTCAAGTTCGTGGTTTTTAGCACTAATCACTTAAACGTTTAGGCTCAACAGTAAATAAAGgaataaatctaaaaaattcaGACACATTTCAAAAATCTTcagattatttaataatacataATGGAAGAAGAGTAATTTTTgcttaattttaaaatttttattagttttGTGATAAGGGGACGATTTTGGATGCAAACGATCGAGTacttttcaattttaaataagGTTTATTAGATGAAAGTTGAATACATATCTCTGAAGTGCGACACAGTGGATAAGTGCTCATTTTTCTGCCAAACAGCGGAGAAGGATTACAATGTTAATGGGAGTCGCAAAGTTGGTAGGACTATTGAACGTGTTTTGTCCAAAAATGGTGACATAATACCAAAGTCTTCAATAAATTGGCTGTGTTCTGGAGATAAGTGGAACTCGCTGTTTGTCAAGAAGGGCTGGATAACAGGTGTAAAGGGTGATTTTATTCGTAAAATGAACCCTATGTTTCAGTTTTTCATGAATACCTATGCCGTGAGTGACAAACCCTTTTTTATTCTTTGGTAATATTTGATTAGGAATGTGGAGGTGGTGATTTACTGGACTCTGCAAAGAACTTATCTGTTAAATCGTCTTCTGAAATGTTAGTTGTTCATCGaacaaatttttttagGTGCAAAAGCATGAAGAATTGCGATTTCTTTACTCACGTACCACTatgatttatatttctCAACCAAATGACCTGTTTAGGCGTTTATCATTGACGAGAAGTTTATGTCATTTTCCACGTTGACGAATTTTTGCAAAGGTTTGgattatttcattaattcTGCTCAGGACCGCCATTGAATTTGGCTGCCAAAGACGGGAATTTACTGGGGATTTTAACCGAGGTTGATAAAGAGGCCAGCGAGAAGGGAGAAAGGATTTCTGAGGCTACTGCGAAACCCATGTACTACTATGGAGGCCCTATAACCAGCGACCATTACTACGATGATCTCAGACGCGGGTCCATCGTACCCGCCactaatttgtaaatttgaTCCATGAAATTTGTACATAATTAgattaaatgtataaaacaagagtaaaattacattaattgggtttaaaattaatatacgGCGAAGTTTGGGAGCTGAGTTGTTGAAACTTGTTCGTCCGAGTAGACAATTGCAATGAATTGTCTGCTGTACAACTTGACGTTGATTACTTTTAAGGGTTGCTGTGGCTGTTGTGGCTTCTCTCTCGAGAATTTCTGCGAGATAAACTCGCCGATGCTTGAGACGAAGGACGATGAGCTCACCACGCTGCGTGGCTGCTTCACAATTGAAACAGTGTCAAATATCAGCTGAGGTTTTGTGTACAGGCTTACGAGTTTGTATACCTTAATCTTACTGTCCTCGGTAACGGTGACTATGTTCCCGTTGAGTAACATGAAGGCTGCGATTATTGCCGTGTTTTCCAGTGCGTGGGTGAATACGATGTCCATGTCAGTGACGCTAAAAACTCTCAAAAGGCCCATGGAATCAAACAGCAGGAGATCATACTCTAGTTGTACTTCTTTTGAGCCGTTTGTCACTGTGTCATTTTTAATTGGTAAAATACTCGTCACTTTTGGCAATTCATCCTTTTCTTTCGTTTCTTTGTTGTCTGGGTGTACAAATGACATGagtatttttatctttGGAATATTGTTATTGCTGTATTCTACAAGGTTCCAAATGCATATGCAAGGGACATTGTTATCTGAAAACATCTTCAAACCCTTGGAACTTATAACGTCTCGTCCCACCGATTTCAATTCAGAATTATCTAAAACCTCAACATCAGAATTTTCAGGGTTTGGATCTGTATTTGAGACGTTAAAATCTGTAGAAGTTGTATCAAATGAATTTGTATCGTGTTGCTCTTGGAAATTTGATTCTTTAGGTTCTTGAAATTTTGATTCCTCTTGTAAATTGGTTTGGTTTTCTAAATTTCGCTCATTTTCTTGTAAAGTAGATTCTTGTTCTTGTAAAGTAGATTCTTTTTGTGAATTGGATTCTTTTTGTGAATTTAATAGTGTGAGATTAATGAATATGATATCTCGTTCTATAGATTCCTCCAGGATCCCATTACCCAATGTCAGTACGTAATATTCTCCAAGCCAGGACATGTAATTTGAAGTCAAGTGTGTCTTGAAGCAAATCGTAGGTATACTATTTGGCACGTGATCCTTCTCACTCTTTCCGTTCTTTGAAGGAACGTTGTTCAAGTATAACAAGTTCTTCATGtaataaatcattatcCAGCCAAACTTATCACATAAACACAATGAATCGCCAGACCAATAAATACTCAATAAATCTCCAAACAAATTACCTAATCCAATatcaatataatattttttatataatagttaataattatcaatagTATTGTAATTGGTTTATGAAAATACTTGAGTGAAAAGTAGTAAGTTGTAATGTTGAGACgttgtatatattaatgagGTTATTGagtaatatttcattcTTGGTAAACATGAACTCCTTTGCTAGTGTTGAAGTGTGCTGGAGTGATACTGAATATGAGGGTTGGGATTTGTCATTACTGGAACCATGAGCAATTGCGTAAATTGGGAGAATAGGGTGAGGTTGAATTCCTCCAGAATTATTGGTGTCCTTGATCTTGAGGAGCATTTGGAGCTTCTCAGAAAGCTCAAAGTGGTCCTGTCTGATGTTAAATGCCTCCTCAACATATGACTTTGAGTAACTGCTCAGGTACCTGATAAGCCTCAAAAGAATAACCCAATTATTGTCCGAGTCTTTGTTGTCCAATTTCCGCTGTTTATGCAAGTTATTGTACCGAATTAAGAGATTAAGCACGTTTGTAGTTATGTTCTTGTTGAGTTGATAGGGacataaatttgtattaagCTCAGTTAATAGGTACAAATCACTCTTGACTGGTTCTAGAAGTAGTTGGAGCGATAAGTGGTTCAAATGTTCGTTCATCGTGATGTTTGACATGGTATAAAAGGTGCTGAGTGTTCTTCCCTTTGCGTTATGTAGTGAAATGAACCTTATTTTCCTAATATTATCCACAATCTTCTTCAGTATGTCTACATCGTCCTTATTTGCTGTTTCCTCGAGGTTGTTTAGGTAAATCTGGTGACTTGAGTAGTAGTGTAAATTGAAGAAGATGAGCTTCAGTGGCAGAATCATCGGTATGAGAAGGTTATCATAGTTGATTATCTGATAATCATCCAAAAGGTTGTACAAATGGTTGTAGTCGTCGGTTTCGTCAAAGTATCCACTATCTGATTCAGGTGTGTTATCTGAGTCTAGTGCGTTGTTAATACTGGGTGAGGCGTTATTTAAGTAGGGGTTAATGTTACAGTTGTTAGAGTAGAGTGAGTACAGCTTATAGTTGCAATTCAGATATGACCATAGCTTATAGAATGAGTTGTTGAAGTTACTCAGTACGTAGTTGTTAACTATATCAACGTGGTCACTATACTTATTAGTGTTCTTGTAATTAGAACCTTCAGAATCCTCTGGGTTGTGGTAGTTGTAGTTTAGCCTATACAACGTCTTCGACGACTTCAGAGATAACTTTATCAGATGATCTCTGTAGTTAAACAGATACTTCGACATACTCACACTTAGACGGTCCAGCCAGAAATAATGATAGTCTACGTATTAATATCATAATAATCACTTACAGTTCGTCTgcttatatatataattccTCATTAATCCCAATATCGTCTCCACCATCGataatgttattattataccaataaacctatattattatatattattatatttaatattatttatagtattgTATACTCTTTAAGTTGTAATTCATCGTCAAGTTGAGTTTTTGTGTTCATATTGTTGGAGGCGGATAAGATGTTGAATTTTTCAACGTCAAATGTGTCATTTGCAAATAAAGATGGTTCAATTGTGTTAATGACTGATTCTAGAAATTGTTTAAGCCATTCGTTATTTCCTTTCATCTGGTTCAGGAGCGTTAGTTGAGTGTAGAGTCCGTTGTAGACCTGCGGTAAAAGGCCAACCTTGTACAAAACAAGAATGAACACGCATGTTAATGATACAACAAAGCATACGCAGACAATCTCTTCGTTAACCAGGTTAAGGTCACTATCGTACAGTCCAACATCTAACCTATCCTTCACTTCATTATCAGATTGATAATCTGATTCTAAAGTTCCACACTGATTTTCACTTGAATTATCCAAATTACTACTATGGATTGCAAGAAGTGCTAGTTTATTAATGAGATTAAGTTGGAGTGACGGTATGTTAAACTCTTGTATACTCAAATTTGAGTCTAAAAACCCAATAAAGGTATTTACTAGTCTAGTGTAAATGCTCTCAATATCAATATCATACTTTCTAATTGAGATTATTGAGttgattttataataattgagCGTCAACTCCATATTTAAGGTCGACTTTATCTTAAGAAGCACTTCTACAACACTCAAAGTATTTACGTTAACAACCAAATCAGTTTCCTCATTCATTACGAAAATCTCATCTCCTGACCTCACGAATTCGTTCTGGTCATCAAGTGTAGAACCAGAAAGATGACCCAAATTTGGACCTGAGAAACTAAACAATGTATGCTGAGAGTTCTGCGTATGAGTTCCTTTAGGTCTAGGCAAATGCTTTGTTGATATTATCGATGACAACTTCTTCAAAATTGGACACTTCATATGCGTCTGCTTAAATGTATAATTGTTAAACTCCACCAACACATTCCCATCCAAATACTTATAATCATCAACGTAATAATTACTATTACAATAACTATCATTCAATCCTAAACCATTATTACACTATTAATAACTATTTGTACGGATAACTAGTGATTATATAGTAGTATATACAATACCTTGATTGGTATAATCTAGATAATCATATTTTTGGTTGAAGTTATTGAATTTTTGAAAGTGTAGAAAGTTTGAGGCGTAGATGAGGATCTTGTCCCAGCTAGTGTAATTGACTACAAAGGAGTGTAGTAGTGCTGAAATCATGGGCATTTTGTCCAGGTAATAGCGAGAGCTATTTCTTATCATTTGCTCCACATCTAGCATGTCCAGCTTCTTCAAAACTATCCCGATACTCACGTTTAAAATCAACTCGTCTACTGTGCCTGATAACAGGTCCAGAATCCTCAAATCATGTCCTATCGTATTATATCCTCTAGCCTCCTCATTCAAACCAACACTATGTGGATTTTTGAGATACATTGTATTATAGACGCTGTTATATGAGTGTTTCGGATATGGTGTATTATACATATTGCTATATGAGTGTTTTGTGTATGATGTATTGTACATATTGGTATCATACGGATGATCGGATTCTGAATCATCATTGTGGCATAATAGTTCAACTTGTTTACTTAATGGATCTTCTACATGTAAATTTTTCTTCAAACCCTCTTTCCTTTGTGTGTTGATTCGTCCTGAATCCTGATCTTTAGCACTACTTCCCGCCaatgtatttatattatcGCTTGAATACTCTGGTGATGTATCAATAGAGTGTGTATGGAGGAGTATGTACTTGATTTTCTTGTTCTGGATCTTGTTGAAGGTGTACTGAAGACTAAAGTTGAATAGctttgaaattaatatcGAGAGCGATAGGTTATTCAGGTATTGGTGTACGACGTCAACTGCATCTTGGATCCTGTTCGCAAGTATGAGCATTGCTGAGGAAAGCAGATACCGTCTCTGTGAAATAAGTGCAAATGCGTTTTTGACACTGGCGTCTTTCCAGCGCTCTTGGGTAAAATCGTTGGTCAGAAAATTGGCGAACTTCTCAAATCCCTTGGACTTCAAAAGTAAACTAAAAATCTTAACTTTGCCTTGGAGAATCAGATAAAACCCAAACTGGTCGAAATCTTCAATGTTTCTATAAGTCTTTACCTTGAGTCTAAAGCACTTTTCAACATTCTCAAACATGTATTTGAACGTTGTTTTATTCTTGACCCAGTATCCCACATTTATCATGTCCATGTACTCGGTGTACGATAGCCCACTATCACCTGTTACAATAGTGTTAGTATAATAGTGATCCAACTCAATTAGTAGATTATGATCATTCTTTACTAGCAATAGCCAGATCAGAAAATTTTCCTCAGCGTCTTCATCCCTTGTTAAGGTAACTGATTCATCCTTGAATATATGCTGGTTGACTTTAAACTTGTCGTCCAGGTGTTCTTTATACTTTGTGAAGAACACGTTATCTAAGTCTGTCAAATTCTTGTTGGTTGGAAATGTGCTGAAAAATGAGGGAGAAAGTGACGTCATATATGAAATCAGGtactttaatatattatggTCCGGTGTAACCACTTGGGAATTCTGTTCCATTCCAATTCTCAAGAGTATATTTGAATTCTGGCACAGGTTACAGAGATCTTCATCTCCATCTTCGTCTCGCGTTGACTCCATAGACCCAATTACATTTTCCAAGTCTCGGTTACTGTTGAATAGTAGCATGTCATCGGAGGTTGACAGGTATTTGGTAAGAATGTTAATGAGCTGATATTGTTCATACCAAGAAAGCCCAATTAATCTTAATACCTGTAAATACACAATCAATTCATTCAAgtaaaattcattttcaacTCTGAAACTGCAATAATCCTTAAAGTATTGGTTATACTCATCATCCACTACGTAGTCGTTAAGGATAGTTTTCTTGGGTTCCTCCGCGTCCTTATTCTCCTCAAAGTTCTGCCCATGTGTCATATTACTTGTGtaaatagttttaattaTGTAATCGTAGAAGAATCGGTTAAACCTGCAAAACAACTTTAGGGCCAGCGTCTTAAATATGATACAGTTACAGCCACCAGAAACATCATCAGTTAGGACTGCGCTTTGTTCCTCTGAATTGTAAGGATTCGAGTTTGTACAGTAAATATTATCCTTAAGCTGTGACAGAATTCTTCTAAACAGAAACACTAGCATATTTACAAGCTTAGATACAAGGGTGTTAAGGCCAAGTTTAAACATCGTTAGCACGCACTCGGGGTGGTATACTGGGAACATCTTATTCTCAAAATTACAGCCAGTAAATAAAGGTAACTCGCCAACCACATCATCAGAATAAGTTGTACTTGAATTTTCCAAACTATCGCATGATGGTTCATTTTGGTACTCTGACTCACCAATATACATATCTCTCATGGGTCTATTCTTAATTAGAATCTTTAGGTCCTCAATCATATAATCATTTCTACCGCTTGTTTCTAACAAATACTTATCCTGTGTCAACAAGTCATAACAGTATTTACTAGTTATTTCAAGCCACTTGATTATCTTATGACTCTTGATCATGTATAGGTATACAACTTCCGTGCCATCTAATTCCTCAGTTATATTAGGGTCATTTGGTGATATTAACTTGAATTTCGATAAAAGgcaaaaataatttgagtCATACCACTTTTTAAACTGTATTATTGCGTCATCAAAATCATCGGTATCACCACTTGCTTCATCTGAATATTTTGATGGGTCTGGACGTTGAAATAACCAACTTCCCTTTAAATTAAGCTTATAATTTTCCCATTTGTAAAACCCACACACATATAATGAACCATCGTTTTGTGCATACTCATTACGTGTATGATCACTCAAATTTTTACATAAACTTTCTCTGTCATATGGAGTTAATATAACTGAGTCGTTATGGTATGGTGTTAACAATACTGACTCATTATCATATTGAGTCAGTAATACAGATTCCTTATCATATGGAgtgaagatgatgaagtAGAGTTGGTGGTGGTATTCAATAACCTGAAATGATATAACATGGTTCATGTTATGTATTTGATGGTGTGTAATATCATTTGGGTCATGTTTCTTGCTTGTGATGGCGGTGAGTGCTCCTGTTTTCGAGTGGATTATATAAAGCGTTTCATTCTTTCCGCTGAAaactttaatattttttacctTTGTGGATTCTTTGATTCTGTTTATAAAGTAATTTTCGATATACACAAGttcattatttacatt encodes:
- a CDS encoding uncharacterized protein (note;~Tap-24g11.q1c.cand.191 - score = 20.35), which gives rise to MKVEYISLKCDTVDKCSFFCQTAEKDYNVNGSRKVGRTIERVLSKNGDIIPKSSINWLCSGDKWNSLFVKKGWITGVKGDFIRKMNPMFQFFMNTYAECGGGDLLDSAKNLSVKSSSEMLVVHRTNFFRCKSMKNCDFFTHAFIIDEKFMSFSTLTNFCKGPPLNLAAKDGNLLGILTEVDKEASEKGERISEATAKPMYYYGGPITSDHYYDDLRRGSIVPATNL
- a CDS encoding uncharacterized protein (note;~Tap-24g11.q1c.C.cand.51 - score = 257.55): MVETILGLMRNYIYKQTNYYHYFWLDRLSVSMSKYLFNYRDHLIKLSLKSSKTLYRLNYNYHNPEDSEGSNYKNTNKYSDHVDIVNNYVLSNFNNSFYKLWSYLNCNYKLYSLYSNNCNINPYLNNASPSINNALDSDNTPESDSGYFDETDDYNHLYNLLDDYQIINYDNLLIPMILPLKLIFFNLHYYSSHQIYLNNLEETANKDDVDILKKIVDNIRKIRFISLHNAKGRTLSTFYTMSNITMNEHLNHLSLQLLLEPVKSDLYLLTELNTNLCPYQLNKNITTNVLNLLIRYNNLHKQRKLDNKDSDNNWVILLRLIRYLSSYSKSYVEEAFNIRQDHFELSEKLQMLLKIKDTNNSGGIQPHPILPIYAIAHGSSNDKSQPSYSVSLQHTSTLAKEFMFTKNEILLNNLINIYNVSTLQLTTFHSSNLFGDLLSIYWSGDSLCLCDKFGWIMIYYMKNLLYLNNVPSKNGKSEKDHVPNSIPTICFKTHLTSNYMSWLGEYYVLTLGNGILEESIERDIIFINLTLLNSQKESNSQKESTLQEQESTLQENERNLENQTNLQEESKFQEPKESNFQEQHDTNSFDTTSTDFNVSNTDPNPENSDVEVLDNSELKSVGRDVISSKGLKMFSDNNVPCICIWNLVEYSNNNIPKIKILMSFVHPDNKETKEKDELPKVTSILPIKNDTVTNGSKEVQLEYDLLLFDSMGLLRVFSVTDMDIVFTHALENTAIIAAFMLLNGNIVTVTEDSKIKVYKLVSLYTKPQLIFDTVSIVKQPRSVVSSSSFVSSIGEFISQKFSREKPQQPQQPLKVINVKLYSRQFIAIVYSDEQVSTTQLPNFAVY
- a CDS encoding uncharacterized protein (note;~Tap-24g11.q1c.C.cand.51 - score = 257.55), giving the protein MRLKQISQIRKVVKGLELSNRDKCTIEVFDYTEVSLHDKNRSTSSEENGKLTIVSAILKKRQKKNQTEKKIDNTLFVFWLESYQSLIKDLLLSKTSQLENLGFMYAQNSDRTSKTILKNELWSLYHDKSVICSSWKKNYGLPTQINKLFLVTLTKYYMAYIWRFNELQDSFEICIQIPLQNDNYTLNFHCLWMNVESVVSDYNFSKRAFLIFYNTTNTRCYSISTEDLESDFPYNHELKSGDSDIFLPNLNTDDDYSVGSQDYDQSESLEEFYDDTGEEYDNILFHKYEDYVQYFEIYGVDGLFNHRLAVTSEYLLGSNELTMPVKIKLIESVCICDHTFETGLVTLYTSDSLRPNKITTKSPIVVSKWITLKSTNLSNFYKSNSNHNLSSVNSKNINSNVSGNINGNMKKSDESLDELIGMQISKGLNKILPPVKFILLNENDIRMDLLLSPYDLFLKDDHIRESVDNIVGLVIRYMFHPSTPLYINVNNELVYIENYFINRIKESTKVKNIKVFSGKNETLYIIHSKTGALTAITSKKHDPNDITHHQIHNMNHVISFQVIEYHHQLYFIIFTPYDKESVLLTQYDNESVLLTPYHNDSVILTPYDRESLCKNLSDHTRNEYAQNDGSLYVCGFYKWENYKLNLKGSWLFQRPDPSKYSDEASGDTDDFDDAIIQFKKWYDSNYFCLLSKFKLISPNDPNITEELDGTEVVYLYMIKSHKIIKWLEITSKYCYDLLTQDKYLLETSGRNDYMIEDLKILIKNRPMRDMYIGESEYQNEPSCDSLENSSTTYSDDVVGELPLFTGCNFENKMFPVYHPECVLTMFKLGLNTLVSKLVNMLVFLFRRILSQLKDNIYCTNSNPYNSEEQSAVLTDDVSGGCNCIIFKTLALKLFCRFNRFFYDYIIKTIYTSNMTHGQNFEENKDAEEPKKTILNDYVVDDEYNQYFKDYCSFRVENEFYLNELIVYLQVLRLIGLSWYEQYQLINILTKYLSTSDDMLLFNSNRDLENVIGSMESTRDEDGDEDLCNLCQNSNILLRIGMEQNSQVVTPDHNILKYLISYMTSLSPSFFSTFPTNKNLTDLDNVFFTKYKEHLDDKFKVNQHIFKDESVTLTRDEDAEENFLIWLLLVKNDHNLLIELDHYYTNTIVTGDSGLSYTEYMDMINVGYWVKNKTTFKYMFENVEKCFRLKVKTYRNIEDFDQFGFYLILQGKVKIFSLLLKSKGFEKFANFLTNDFTQERWKDASVKNAFALISQRRYLLSSAMLILANRIQDAVDVVHQYLNNLSLSILISKLFNFSLQYTFNKIQNKKIKYILLHTHSIDTSPEYSSDNINTLAGSSAKDQDSGRINTQRKEGLKKNLHVEDPLSKQVELLCHNDDSESDHPYDTNMYNTSYTKHSYSNMYNTPYPKHSYNSVYNTMYLKNPHSVGLNEEARGYNTIGHDLRILDLLSGTVDELILNVSIGIVLKKLDMLDVEQMIRNSSRYYLDKMPMISALLHSFVVNYTSWDKILIYASNFLHFQKFNNFNQKYDYLDYTNQGLNDSYCNSNYYVDDYKYLDGNVLVEFNNYTFKQTHMKCPILKKLSSIISTKHLPRPKGTHTQNSQHTLFSFSGPNLGHLSGSTLDDQNEFVRSGDEIFVMNEETDLVVNVNTLSVVEVLLKIKSTLNMELTLNYYKINSIISIRKYDIDIESIYTRLVNTFIGFLDSNLSIQEFNIPSLQLNLINKLALLAIHSSNLDNSSENQCGTLESDYQSDNEVKDRLDVGLYDSDLNLVNEEIVCVCFVVSLTCVFILVLYKVGLLPQVYNGLYTQLTLLNQMKGNNEWLKQFLESVINTIEPSLFANDTFDVEKFNILSASNNMNTKTQLDDELQLKEYTIL